In Halostella salina, a single window of DNA contains:
- the sod gene encoding superoxide dismutase translates to MSDHELPPLPYDYDALEPAISEQVLTWHHDTHHQGYVNGLNSAEETLAENRESGDYGSTAGALGNVTHNGSGHYLHTLFWENMDPNGGGEPDGDLLDRIEEDFGSYEGWKGEFEAAASAAGGWALLVYDPVAKQLRNVAVDKHDQGALWGAHPILALDVWEHSYYYDYGPDRGSFIDGFFDVVDWDTVAENYHDVAELFE, encoded by the coding sequence ATGTCCGACCACGAACTCCCACCGCTTCCGTACGACTACGACGCGCTCGAACCGGCCATCAGCGAACAGGTGCTCACGTGGCATCACGACACCCACCACCAGGGGTACGTCAACGGCCTCAACTCGGCCGAGGAGACGCTGGCCGAGAACCGCGAGTCCGGCGACTACGGTTCCACCGCCGGCGCGCTCGGCAACGTGACCCACAACGGCAGCGGTCACTATCTCCACACGCTGTTCTGGGAGAACATGGACCCCAACGGCGGCGGCGAGCCCGACGGCGACCTCCTCGACCGGATCGAGGAGGACTTCGGCTCCTACGAGGGCTGGAAGGGGGAGTTCGAGGCCGCCGCGAGCGCCGCGGGCGGCTGGGCGCTGCTGGTGTACGACCCCGTCGCCAAGCAGCTCCGCAACGTCGCGGTCGACAAGCACGACCAGGGCGCGCTCTGGGGCGCACACCCCATCCTCGCGCTGGACGTGTGGGAGCACTCCTACTACTACGACTACGGCCCCGACCGCGGCAGCTTCATCGACGGCTTCTTCGACGTGGTCGACTGGGACACCGTCGCCGAGAACTACCACGACGTGGCAGAGCTGTTCGAGTGA
- a CDS encoding FAD-binding and (Fe-S)-binding domain-containing protein, whose amino-acid sequence MAADGEPSEGIVPEGVAGPDAEASAALAADLRSAMAGDVRFDEYTQVLYATDGSVYQARPAGVAFPTDADDVAAAVTVAGEHGVPVLPRGAGSSLAGQTVGPGCLVLDCSQHMDDIVAVDPDAQTATVQPGVVQDHLDDHLAQWGLKFAPDPASANRATIGGGIGNNSTGAHSVRYGITDAYVDELRVVLADGSAIRTRDVVIDSDEWAAIVGKDDREADIYRTVRAVVEDNADEIAERYPDLKRSVSGYNLQKVIREADGDRVINLSKLLVGAEGTLGVVVEATLSLVTKPDETALALYAYDDLVDAMRAVPEALDLEPSAVELMDDEVFRLARESAEYAAYAEPVPDDAAAALMVEFDDERHGDLPAAVEAADARLLDGGPAYDALAAFDDDEQAKLWKLRKAAIPLLMSLDGDPKPYPFVEDASVPPADLAEYVEGFREILDDHDTSAAYFAHAGVGTLHVRPILNLKTEDGVEQLRSIAQDVTSLVAEYDGAFSGEHGDGLARTQFNPKLYGPELWDAFKTVKSAFDPDWLLNPGKVVFRDDDPTDIREHLRYGPEYATVERGTVQDFSAEGGYNQLVELCNGCGTCRQTDADTMCPTFRTTGEEIATTRGRANLLRAGISGELPADELYSERFQSAVLDLCVGCKACKSDCPTGVDMAKLKAELKHDYHEREGTGRRERLFGNIDRVAALGSATAPLSNLAQRLPGADAVAERLFGVAPERSLPSFSRESLTDWFDARGGPAVPAAEAADSVLLFPDTYTNYCYPGPGKAAVRVLEAANVRVELADVGPTGRAAYSQGLLDAAADRARSLVDAVEPRVADGASLLFVEPSDASMVRDEVPDLIADDRRAAAEAVAANAAGVCEYLDRRRVDERIAFDAPDESLTYHGHCHQKALGTDHHAVGVLRRAGYDVDPLDSGCCGMAGSFGYEAEHYDLSREIGSILFDQVAESRGDEVVAPGASCRTQLGDRNGAERSPHPVEKLADAL is encoded by the coding sequence ATGGCAGCCGACGGAGAGCCGAGCGAGGGCATCGTTCCCGAGGGGGTCGCCGGCCCCGACGCGGAGGCGTCCGCGGCCCTCGCCGCGGACCTCCGGTCGGCGATGGCGGGCGACGTGCGCTTCGACGAGTACACGCAGGTGCTGTACGCGACCGACGGGAGCGTCTACCAGGCCCGGCCGGCAGGGGTAGCGTTCCCGACGGACGCGGACGACGTGGCGGCCGCCGTGACCGTCGCCGGGGAGCACGGCGTCCCCGTCCTCCCGCGCGGGGCCGGGTCGTCGCTGGCAGGCCAGACCGTCGGGCCGGGCTGTCTCGTTCTGGATTGCTCGCAGCACATGGACGACATCGTCGCGGTGGACCCCGACGCACAGACGGCGACGGTCCAGCCCGGCGTCGTGCAGGACCACCTCGACGACCACCTCGCGCAGTGGGGCCTGAAGTTCGCGCCCGACCCGGCCTCGGCGAACCGGGCGACGATCGGCGGCGGGATCGGCAACAACTCGACGGGCGCACACTCCGTCCGCTACGGGATCACGGACGCGTACGTCGACGAGCTCCGGGTGGTGCTCGCGGACGGCTCCGCGATCCGGACCCGGGACGTGGTGATAGACAGCGACGAGTGGGCGGCGATCGTCGGCAAGGACGACCGCGAGGCCGACATCTACCGGACGGTCCGCGCGGTCGTCGAGGACAACGCCGACGAGATAGCCGAGCGGTACCCCGACCTCAAGCGCTCCGTCAGCGGCTACAACCTCCAGAAAGTGATCAGGGAGGCGGACGGCGACAGGGTGATCAACCTCTCGAAGCTGCTCGTCGGCGCGGAGGGGACGCTCGGCGTCGTCGTCGAGGCGACGCTGTCGCTGGTGACGAAGCCCGACGAGACGGCGCTGGCGCTGTACGCCTACGACGACCTCGTCGACGCGATGCGGGCCGTGCCCGAGGCGCTCGACCTGGAGCCGAGCGCGGTCGAACTGATGGACGACGAGGTGTTCCGGCTGGCCCGCGAGTCGGCGGAGTACGCGGCGTACGCCGAGCCCGTCCCCGACGACGCCGCCGCGGCGCTGATGGTCGAGTTCGACGACGAGCGCCATGGGGACCTCCCGGCGGCCGTCGAGGCCGCCGACGCGCGGTTGCTGGACGGCGGCCCCGCCTACGACGCGCTGGCGGCGTTCGACGACGACGAGCAGGCGAAGCTCTGGAAGCTCCGCAAGGCGGCCATCCCGCTGCTGATGAGCCTCGACGGCGACCCGAAGCCGTACCCGTTCGTCGAGGACGCGTCGGTGCCGCCCGCGGATCTGGCGGAGTACGTCGAGGGGTTCCGGGAGATACTCGACGACCACGACACCTCGGCGGCGTACTTCGCCCACGCCGGCGTCGGGACGCTCCACGTCCGGCCGATACTGAACTTAAAGACCGAGGACGGCGTCGAGCAGCTTCGGTCCATCGCCCAGGACGTGACCTCGCTGGTCGCCGAGTACGACGGGGCGTTCTCCGGCGAGCACGGCGACGGGCTCGCCCGGACGCAGTTCAATCCGAAGCTGTACGGCCCGGAACTGTGGGACGCGTTCAAGACGGTAAAATCGGCGTTCGACCCCGATTGGCTGCTGAACCCCGGGAAGGTCGTGTTCCGGGACGATGACCCGACTGACATCCGCGAGCACCTGCGCTACGGCCCCGAGTATGCCACCGTCGAGCGGGGGACGGTCCAGGACTTTTCGGCGGAGGGAGGCTACAACCAGCTTGTCGAGCTGTGCAACGGCTGTGGGACGTGCCGGCAGACGGACGCGGACACGATGTGTCCGACGTTCCGGACGACCGGGGAGGAGATAGCCACGACCCGGGGGCGGGCGAACCTCCTGCGGGCGGGGATAAGCGGCGAACTCCCCGCGGACGAGCTGTACAGCGAGCGGTTCCAGTCGGCGGTGCTCGACCTCTGTGTCGGCTGCAAGGCCTGCAAGAGCGACTGTCCGACCGGCGTCGACATGGCGAAGCTGAAGGCGGAGCTGAAACACGACTACCACGAGCGCGAAGGGACCGGCCGCCGGGAGCGGCTGTTCGGCAACATCGACCGCGTCGCCGCGCTCGGGAGCGCGACCGCGCCGCTGTCGAACCTCGCCCAGCGGCTGCCGGGCGCGGACGCCGTCGCCGAGCGGCTGTTCGGGGTCGCCCCGGAGCGGTCGCTCCCCTCGTTCAGCCGCGAGTCCCTGACGGACTGGTTCGACGCCCGCGGCGGCCCGGCCGTCCCCGCGGCGGAGGCGGCCGACAGCGTCCTGCTGTTCCCGGACACGTACACGAACTACTGCTACCCCGGGCCGGGGAAGGCGGCGGTCCGCGTGCTGGAGGCGGCAAACGTACGCGTCGAACTGGCTGACGTGGGGCCGACGGGCCGCGCCGCCTACTCGCAGGGGCTACTCGACGCGGCCGCCGACCGCGCCCGGTCGCTGGTCGACGCCGTCGAACCCCGGGTCGCCGACGGGGCGTCGCTCCTGTTCGTCGAGCCCTCGGACGCGTCGATGGTGCGGGACGAGGTGCCGGACCTGATCGCGGACGACCGGCGGGCGGCGGCCGAAGCCGTCGCCGCCAACGCCGCGGGCGTCTGCGAGTATCTGGACCGGCGGCGGGTCGACGAGCGGATCGCGTTCGACGCGCCCGACGAGTCGCTGACCTACCACGGCCACTGCCACCAGAAGGCGCTGGGGACCGACCACCACGCCGTCGGCGTGCTCCGGCGGGCCGGCTACGACGTCGACCCGCTCGACTCGGGCTGCTGTGGCATGGCCGGGTCGTTCGGCTACGAGGCCGAGCACTACGACCTCTCCCGGGAGATCGGATCGATCCTGTTCGACCAGGTCGCCGAGAGCCGCGGGGACGAGGTGGTCGCGCCGGGCGCGTCCTGCCGGACGCAACTGGGCGACCGTAACGGGGCGGAGCGGTCGCCCCACCCCGTCGAGAAGCTCGCGGACGCGCTGTAG
- a CDS encoding DUF5827 family protein has protein sequence MPVPKSEFDELHPCDFYTPEELLDDDRMYTVYEIARMLQELEPDAEIDVETEDVLLDWAIPWIMNNAEDLVVAEPRADDEPGYYGLA, from the coding sequence ATGCCCGTCCCGAAATCGGAGTTCGACGAGCTACACCCCTGTGACTTCTACACCCCGGAGGAACTGCTCGACGACGACCGGATGTACACCGTCTACGAGATCGCCCGCATGCTCCAGGAACTGGAGCCGGACGCCGAGATCGACGTCGAGACCGAGGACGTGCTGCTCGACTGGGCGATCCCGTGGATCATGAACAACGCCGAGGACCTCGTGGTCGCCGAGCCGCGGGCCGACGACGAACCGGGGTACTACGGGCTCGCATGA
- a CDS encoding ATPase, with protein MRLLVVGSDRVDAGKTTFSTGLLHRVDGLGFKPRAGNDHWFDHDDVVRAVADGRLYGKDAKRLAAASAADVRPEAINPIHRLWRPAPAGGTGIVGRGDRRLVADRLRTPDGDEFVVGAAADVPDVVREGLPLDGATVVDSAAALDEVTRERYLPALERLAERVVDCERAVVESYGDVAVPLRDVSFDAVAAVEPGRVRVFDGERYLRATEVVGGSARGGRLEESVGDVIDVVDPTATVALPALPDEDRTDPAAVADAYEVAFDAVLAAALE; from the coding sequence ATGAGGCTGCTGGTCGTCGGGAGCGACCGCGTCGACGCCGGCAAGACGACGTTCTCGACCGGCCTGCTCCACCGGGTCGACGGCCTCGGCTTCAAGCCCCGCGCCGGCAACGACCACTGGTTCGACCACGACGACGTGGTGCGGGCCGTCGCCGACGGCCGGCTCTACGGCAAGGATGCGAAACGGCTCGCGGCGGCCAGTGCCGCCGACGTTCGACCCGAGGCGATCAACCCGATCCACAGGCTCTGGCGGCCCGCACCGGCCGGCGGCACCGGGATCGTCGGCCGCGGCGACCGCCGGTTGGTCGCCGACCGACTGCGGACGCCCGACGGCGACGAGTTCGTCGTGGGCGCGGCCGCGGACGTGCCCGACGTCGTCCGCGAGGGGCTGCCGCTCGACGGCGCGACGGTCGTCGACTCGGCGGCGGCGCTGGACGAGGTGACCCGCGAGCGCTACCTCCCCGCGCTGGAGCGTCTCGCGGAGCGCGTCGTCGACTGCGAGCGCGCCGTCGTCGAGTCCTACGGCGACGTGGCGGTGCCGCTCCGCGACGTGTCGTTCGACGCCGTCGCCGCGGTTGAACCCGGCCGGGTGCGCGTGTTCGACGGCGAGCGGTATCTGCGGGCCACCGAAGTCGTCGGCGGGAGCGCCCGCGGCGGTCGCCTGGAGGAGTCCGTCGGGGACGTGATAGACGTGGTGGACCCGACCGCGACCGTCGCGCTCCCGGCGCTCCCGGACGAGGACCGCACCGACCCGGCGGCGGTCGCCGACGCCTACGAGGTCGCGTTCGACGCCGTCCTCGCCGCGGCGCTGGAGTGA
- a CDS encoding MBL fold metallo-hydrolase, translating into MIHNLAADVQAFTSNAFLVDGDRTTLVDAGANFDIVPSIAERVDDLDALVLTHTHPDHVGNLPDVVESFGVDVWGFDPEGDGVDHAIPDEGTVTIGDDEYLALHTPGHKDDHLCFYSRAAGVLFAGDLVFPNGGFGRTDLAEGDRATLIESIERVEAAVDDDLGELHAGHGPSVARNAYSHIELASEAARHTP; encoded by the coding sequence ATGATCCACAACCTCGCCGCCGACGTTCAGGCCTTCACCAGCAACGCGTTCCTCGTCGACGGCGACCGGACGACGCTCGTCGACGCGGGCGCGAACTTCGACATCGTCCCGTCCATCGCGGAGCGCGTCGACGACCTGGACGCGCTCGTACTCACCCACACCCACCCCGACCACGTCGGCAACCTGCCGGACGTGGTCGAGTCGTTCGGCGTCGACGTGTGGGGGTTCGACCCCGAGGGGGACGGCGTCGACCACGCGATACCCGACGAGGGGACGGTGACGATCGGCGACGACGAGTACCTCGCGCTACACACACCGGGCCACAAGGACGACCACCTCTGCTTCTACTCGCGGGCCGCCGGCGTGCTGTTCGCCGGGGACCTCGTGTTCCCGAACGGCGGGTTCGGCCGGACCGACCTCGCGGAGGGCGACCGCGCGACGCTGATCGAGAGCATCGAGCGCGTCGAGGCCGCCGTCGACGACGACCTGGGGGAACTCCACGCCGGACACGGGCCCAGCGTCGCGCGGAACGCGTACTCCCACATCGAACTGGCGTCCGAGGCGGCCCGTCACACGCCGTAA
- the thyX gene encoding FAD-dependent thymidylate synthase, which produces MDVELLEATENPERVLCTAARNDYMGEFVGDLSFEEVMATTEGDTIEEKKRTLIGHLLDHGHFGPFEHPQATFAVKGISRSCMAQITRHRHVSFDVQSMRYVSFDEVDPAAVEDGEMVVTPPSATDPDWVGRNQQSGTVDEETVEQREELFRESVRRSVEEYQELLELGMPPEDARFVLPIGTEVNMVMSMNARMLMHVADMRAAADAQWEIRELTEAVLDLAADWCPITFEHYEEHMKGRKNRLAP; this is translated from the coding sequence ATGGACGTCGAACTGCTTGAGGCGACCGAGAACCCGGAGCGCGTGCTCTGTACCGCGGCGCGAAACGACTACATGGGGGAGTTCGTCGGCGACCTGTCGTTCGAGGAGGTGATGGCGACCACCGAGGGCGACACGATCGAGGAGAAAAAGCGGACCCTCATCGGCCACCTGCTCGACCACGGCCACTTCGGCCCGTTCGAGCACCCGCAGGCGACCTTCGCGGTGAAGGGGATCAGCCGCTCCTGTATGGCCCAGATCACCCGACATCGGCACGTCAGCTTCGACGTGCAGTCGATGCGGTACGTCTCCTTCGACGAGGTCGACCCCGCCGCCGTCGAGGACGGCGAGATGGTCGTCACGCCGCCCTCGGCGACCGACCCCGACTGGGTCGGCCGCAACCAGCAGTCCGGCACGGTCGACGAGGAGACGGTCGAGCAGCGCGAGGAGCTGTTCCGCGAATCCGTGCGGCGCTCGGTCGAGGAGTATCAGGAACTGCTCGAACTCGGGATGCCGCCCGAGGACGCGCGGTTCGTCCTCCCCATCGGAACCGAGGTGAACATGGTGATGTCGATGAACGCGCGGATGCTGATGCATGTCGCCGACATGCGCGCCGCGGCGGACGCCCAGTGGGAGATCCGCGAACTGACCGAGGCGGTGCTCGACCTTGCGGCGGACTGGTGTCCGATCACGTTCGAACACTACGAGGAGCACATGAAGGGCCGCAAGAACCGTCTCGCGCCCTGA
- a CDS encoding helix-turn-helix transcriptional regulator: MTGPFGFAVALLPPDGPHAGVAVAGDGTAGPATVDPDPMVGVVVLLVAGVVAAAALRGRSDEVDADGTPDPPEPDVADAAKPAEPADEEPEALSDEDRVVALLEANDGRMKQVNIVEETEWSKSKVSMLLSEMAEDGTISKLRVGRENIISLDGDEPAAAGSPFDDE; this comes from the coding sequence ATGACTGGGCCGTTCGGTTTCGCCGTCGCGCTTCTTCCTCCCGACGGCCCCCACGCGGGGGTCGCAGTCGCCGGGGACGGGACCGCTGGCCCTGCCACAGTCGACCCCGACCCGATGGTCGGAGTGGTCGTGTTGCTCGTCGCCGGCGTCGTCGCCGCCGCAGCGCTTAGGGGACGCTCCGACGAGGTGGACGCGGACGGCACACCGGACCCGCCCGAACCCGATGTCGCGGATGCGGCCAAACCGGCCGAACCGGCGGACGAGGAACCCGAGGCCCTCTCCGACGAGGACCGCGTCGTCGCGCTGCTGGAGGCGAACGACGGCCGCATGAAGCAGGTCAACATCGTCGAGGAAACCGAGTGGTCCAAGTCCAAGGTGAGCATGCTTCTCTCCGAGATGGCCGAGGACGGGACCATCAGCAAACTCCGCGTCGGCCGTGAGAACATCATCAGCCTCGACGGCGACGAACCGGCGGCCGCCGGCTCCCCCTTCGACGACGAGTGA
- a CDS encoding histidine kinase N-terminal 7TM domain-containing protein, with the protein MSSAAQSMAILMVICAVPIAGFAAYAFTNRQQPGARGFFLCLVGEAGWSVMLALITWPTPILPVYLNTALRFAFQSLVIFGWPLLVWEYTQRDTVQLRPRYVVALLVVPVFTVLLTATNPLHHLVIMPETPANPVGISGIVLGPGYLLQMAFAITLVMLPVGVLLYDLRSAHGDHRRQLLLLLAGWAVGFPGALQTHLFRTIESIPLYVDLTPVTFIVATGFWGAAVFRYRLFGMVPVSRRTTVETMADPVVSVDTEGTVVDSNPAARRLFGADGTVIGTDFAEFCRDYPAVLSLYEPGVERNEEITLNTDDGTRHFSLHVRPIQQGTTVTGSLIVLREITRLRERERELDLLKQVFGRVFRHNIRNELTVLQGQAELIEERDEDGTFEAQTTRISGSTDRLLAHTEKAISLRKVIDGETTARRVNLGSVTADRVRDCRTTYPEARLETDLDDVSVSSLPVVGKAITELIENAIRHYSGDERDVHVRLTTRRGETTGTLVIADNGPGIDPYEVATLEENEESVLQHGSGVGLWMVRLIIQKSDGTFRISADSELGGTRVELTFPLAASTDGDDDDRQR; encoded by the coding sequence GTGAGTAGCGCAGCGCAGTCCATGGCTATCCTGATGGTTATCTGTGCCGTCCCGATAGCCGGCTTCGCTGCGTACGCGTTCACCAACCGACAGCAACCCGGCGCACGCGGCTTCTTCCTCTGTCTCGTCGGCGAGGCCGGGTGGTCGGTCATGCTCGCCCTGATAACGTGGCCGACCCCGATACTGCCGGTGTATCTCAACACCGCCCTCCGCTTTGCGTTCCAGTCGCTGGTCATCTTCGGCTGGCCACTGCTCGTCTGGGAGTACACCCAGCGCGACACGGTCCAGTTGCGTCCGCGGTACGTCGTCGCCCTCCTCGTCGTTCCCGTCTTCACGGTCCTGCTCACCGCGACGAACCCGCTGCATCATCTCGTCATCATGCCCGAGACGCCCGCGAACCCGGTCGGTATCAGCGGGATCGTGCTCGGCCCCGGATATCTCCTCCAGATGGCGTTCGCGATCACGCTGGTCATGCTGCCCGTCGGCGTCCTGCTGTACGACCTGCGCTCGGCCCACGGCGACCACCGCAGGCAGCTCCTGTTGTTGCTCGCCGGCTGGGCCGTCGGCTTTCCGGGGGCGCTCCAGACGCACCTCTTCAGAACGATCGAGAGCATTCCCCTGTACGTCGACCTGACCCCTGTTACGTTCATCGTCGCCACGGGATTTTGGGGTGCGGCGGTGTTTCGCTACCGGCTGTTCGGCATGGTTCCGGTGAGCCGTCGCACGACGGTCGAGACGATGGCCGACCCCGTCGTCTCGGTCGACACCGAGGGGACGGTCGTCGACAGCAATCCGGCGGCACGCCGTCTCTTCGGTGCCGACGGCACCGTCATCGGCACGGACTTTGCCGAGTTCTGCCGGGACTATCCGGCGGTTCTCTCCCTGTACGAACCGGGCGTCGAGCGCAACGAGGAGATCACCCTGAACACGGACGACGGGACCAGGCACTTCTCGCTCCACGTCCGTCCGATCCAGCAGGGGACGACGGTGACCGGGTCGCTGATCGTCCTCCGGGAGATAACCAGACTGCGGGAGCGCGAGCGCGAACTGGACCTCCTGAAACAGGTCTTCGGTCGCGTGTTCCGGCACAACATCCGAAACGAGTTGACCGTCCTCCAGGGGCAGGCCGAACTCATTGAGGAGCGGGACGAAGACGGCACGTTCGAGGCACAGACCACCCGGATCTCCGGTTCCACCGACAGGCTGCTCGCCCACACCGAGAAGGCCATCAGCCTCCGGAAAGTGATAGACGGCGAGACGACGGCCCGACGCGTGAACCTGGGTTCGGTGACAGCCGACCGGGTGCGAGACTGCCGGACAACGTATCCGGAGGCCCGTCTGGAAACGGATCTCGACGACGTGTCCGTCAGCTCCCTGCCGGTAGTCGGGAAGGCCATAACGGAACTGATCGAGAACGCCATCCGACACTACTCCGGCGACGAGCGTGACGTGCACGTCCGGCTGACGACCCGCCGAGGGGAGACGACCGGAACGCTCGTGATCGCGGACAACGGACCGGGGATCGACCCGTACGAGGTAGCCACCCTCGAGGAGAACGAGGAGTCGGTTCTGCAACACGGATCGGGCGTCGGGCTGTGGATGGTTCGGCTGATCATCCAGAAATCCGACGGAACGTTCAGGATCAGCGCCGACTCGGAACTCGGCGGGACCCGGGTCGAACTGACGTTCCCGCTCGCGGCGTCAACCGACGGTGACGATGACGACCGGCAGCGGTAG
- a CDS encoding DUF4097 family beta strand repeat-containing protein codes for MSDTLTRRTLLGTGVTAVLGGLAGCITTSREAEETVTETVAVDGVSSLVVDGDAGDVTVTAESRDDVRVEATKRAAGEEGLDRVDVQVGREGDTVSVTTDREEEENGLFQLSPSPLANVAVAVPEGFRVAEVIADTGDVTVERATGPLRVETDTGDIEAVSVEGDLTTLSDTGDQRIDGVAGRLSATADTGDVTATGASRLGDVETDTGDIEVSATRVGGNASVSADTGDVSLSFAEPLDAGVVVSTETGDIVVETLGDIGRIETESTFEATVAEGTNSLSVSTDTGDVEIAGGS; via the coding sequence ATGAGCGACACGCTGACGAGACGGACCCTGCTCGGGACCGGTGTCACGGCCGTCCTCGGCGGGTTAGCGGGCTGTATCACCACCTCGAGGGAGGCCGAAGAGACCGTCACCGAGACAGTTGCGGTCGACGGCGTGAGTTCGCTGGTCGTCGACGGGGACGCTGGAGACGTGACGGTGACCGCCGAATCACGCGACGACGTCCGCGTCGAGGCGACGAAGCGGGCCGCCGGCGAGGAGGGACTGGACCGGGTCGACGTACAGGTCGGCCGGGAGGGCGATACGGTCTCGGTCACGACCGACCGGGAGGAGGAGGAGAACGGGCTGTTCCAGCTCTCGCCGTCGCCGCTGGCGAACGTCGCGGTCGCGGTGCCCGAGGGGTTCCGGGTCGCGGAGGTAATCGCCGACACCGGCGACGTGACCGTCGAGCGGGCGACCGGCCCGCTACGGGTGGAGACGGACACCGGCGACATCGAGGCCGTGTCGGTCGAGGGCGACCTCACGACCCTGAGCGACACGGGCGACCAGCGAATCGACGGCGTGGCCGGACGGTTGAGCGCGACTGCGGACACCGGCGACGTGACGGCGACGGGCGCGTCCCGACTCGGCGACGTCGAAACAGATACGGGAGATATCGAGGTGTCGGCGACGCGGGTCGGGGGCAACGCGTCGGTCTCGGCCGACACCGGCGACGTGTCGCTGTCGTTCGCCGAGCCGCTGGACGCCGGCGTGGTCGTCTCGACGGAGACGGGCGACATCGTCGTCGAGACGCTGGGCGACATCGGCCGGATCGAGACGGAGTCGACGTTCGAGGCGACGGTCGCCGAGGGGACGAACTCGCTGTCCGTGTCGACCGATACCGGCGACGTGGAGATCGCCGGCGGGTCGTAG
- a CDS encoding cupin domain-containing protein yields the protein MEKVEIDEVENRVNPLKVHSVRKPVSKELGTEHFAMNYFELAPGESFSGGLHAHGDQEEVFYVESGTATFEVGLDRETVAVDAGELVRFPPGQFQKGYNDGDERVVGWALGAPGASHDWDELQSRTYCPECEGERTHDVDMAEGAFELTCTDCGTVQG from the coding sequence ATGGAGAAAGTCGAGATCGACGAGGTCGAGAACCGGGTTAACCCGCTGAAGGTCCACAGCGTCCGCAAGCCGGTGTCGAAGGAACTCGGCACCGAGCACTTCGCGATGAACTACTTCGAACTCGCCCCGGGCGAGTCCTTTTCCGGCGGCCTCCACGCCCACGGCGACCAGGAGGAGGTGTTCTACGTCGAGTCCGGGACGGCCACGTTCGAGGTCGGTCTCGACCGCGAGACGGTCGCGGTCGACGCCGGGGAACTGGTCCGGTTCCCGCCGGGGCAGTTCCAGAAAGGGTACAACGACGGCGACGAGCGCGTCGTCGGCTGGGCGCTCGGCGCGCCCGGCGCGAGCCACGACTGGGACGAACTGCAGTCCAGAACCTACTGCCCCGAGTGCGAGGGCGAACGGACACACGACGTCGACATGGCCGAGGGGGCGTTCGAACTCACCTGCACCGACTGCGGGACGGTCCAGGGCTGA